Part of the Tidjanibacter massiliensis genome is shown below.
ATGTAAATTTTCAGATTAAATGCCGGCGGCATGCCGGCGAACAGGTTTTTGAATGATTACCGCAAAGATAGGAACTTTTTTCAATCGGCAATCGGCAGCGGTCTCAATCGTGCATTTTTTTCAGCAGTCGTGCGAGGTCTTCGGGTGTGTCTATGCCTATCGTCTCGGAGGATACCAGGCCGACCTTTATCCTGTAACCGTTTTCGAGCCAGCGCAGTTGTTCGAGCGATTCGGCCTTTTCAAGCATACCTTGAGGCAGTCGGGTTATCTCGTGCAGGATGTCGCTCCGGTAACCGTAAATGCCGATATGTTTGAGATACGTGTGGCGCGACGACCATTCGGACTGTTCCGCACCGCGGATATAAGGGATGACGCTGCGGCTGAAGTAGAGGGCATAGCCGTCCCGTGAGAGGGTTATCTTCGGAGTGTTGGGATTGAAGATGTCGTCGCCCGGTTTCATGGGGTAGGCGAGGGTGGCGATTTCGGCTCCCGGGACGTCCAGGGCATCGCGCAGGCTCGTCAGGTGTTCTGTCGAGATGAAAGGCTCGTCGCCTTGTACGTTGATGACCGCGTCGAACGCCGTCCCGGTCGTTTTGCTGTATTTATCGAGGGCTTCGGCGCAGCGGTCGGTTCCGCTCCGGTGGTCGGGTGACGTCATGACGGCGCAGCCGCCGAACCTGTCCACGGCCTCGGCGATGCGTGTATCGTCCGTGGCGACGCAGCAGTGTTCGAACACCTGCGACGTGCGTTCGTAGACGTGTTGTATCATGGGTTTGCCCTGGATGTCGGCGAGCGGTTTCCCCGGGAAACGCGTCGATGCGTAACGGGCCGGAATGATGGCTATGAATTTCATGGGTTTCCTGTTTTGCAAAGGACAAATATACGTTTTTTCAGGCAGCGGTGCGGGTTTTTTGTAAATTTGCGGGGTCATGGGAAAACCGGCGGCATATTACACGGAGCTCTTCGCCCGGTTGGGCGGGCTGTTGGAGGGGTTCGGCACCGTGCCGGAGACACGGGCGGTGGCGGAAGCCGCCGTTGCCGCCAATCCGTGGTTTACCCTTTCCGATGTGGTGTTCTCCGTCGATGCCGTGCGGCGGAACATGCTCGATGCCGCGGTATCGGCCCGGTGGCTTTCGTATTATGGGGCGAACGAGCGTACGGTACGCAGCCGTGTGGCGGTCATCATGGCGGGGAATATCCCGTTGGTGGGATTGTCCGACCTGTTGTGTGTCGTGGCTTCGGACTGTATTCCGTACATTAAGATGTCTTCCAAGGATTCGGTGCTGATGGAGTATGTCGTCGGCCTGTTGTGCGGGTTAGCGCCGGGGATACGGGTCGAACGCTATGTGCCGGAGGAGCGGTACGATGCGGCAATCGCTACGGGCAGCGACAATACGGGCCGGTATTTCCATGCCCTGTTCGACGGCATACCGTCCATCATAAGAGGAAGCCGCAGCTCGGTGGCATTGCTGACGGGGGAGGAGACCGACGGAGAGTTGCATGCGCTCGGTCGTGATATCTTCCGTTATAGCGGGCTCGGCTGCCGCAATGTCAGTCTGGTATTCATTCCGCTGGATTACGACCTGGCCCGTTTCGTCCGGGCAGTGGCTCCCCCCGAGGAGGCGGTGAATCCCAAGTACCGTAACAATTACCGCAGTCTGCGGGCCAGGCTCCGGGCCGCAGGGGAGGATTTTTATGACGGCGGAACCTTCGTCGTGACCGTCGGCGACCGTTTTCCGGTGTCGCTCAGCAATATCGTGGCGTTTCGTTACGATAGGGCGGAGGAGGTGTACGGGTGGTTGGAGGCGAACGACGGTGCGGTGCAGTGCGTGGTGGGGCGGGATGTTGTCCATCCGAGGGCTGTCGGTTTCGGAGCGGCCCAGATGCCCTGGCCGTGGGATTATCCGGACGGTACGGATGTCATGGCCTTTCTTCGTGCCTTGCCTGAACCGGGTAGCCGGTAACGATAATTGATTAAAAATAAATACCTTTTTGTATGATTTTCAAGTTGAGGATGCTCAGCGGCGAGACGGATGGTTTCGTCCGTGAATACGAAGTTCCGGAGAGTACGGACTTGTTGCAGTTGCACGACCTGGTTTGCGGCGACCTCGGTTACGACCCGTTCAATTTCAGCTCTTTCTTTGCGGCGGATTCCGGATGGAACAAGCTGCAGGAATATACCCTCGAGGATATGCAGGACTGCGATGCGGGTATTGCCGCCCTGCCGATGGAGGGGACGAGGCTGTGCGACGTGTTGGCTTCCGGGGTGTCGCGGCTGATATTCGTTTTCGACATGCTCTCCGCCCGCGAGCTCTTTCTGGAAGTGGCCGATTTCAAGCCGGAGGAAGAGGCGGTACTTTATCCTCGGGTGGCCCTGTCGGTCGGTACGCCTCCGGCTCAGACGGGGGCGGGTATCGAGGCGGACGAAGAGAACGACCCTTTCAGCGATATGATGGAGGAATTCGCCGATTTCGAGGGTACGGAAGACGATGGATTCGGCGATGATTTCTGACAAGAGGGGAACGCTCGTGGTCGTGGCGGGGCCGACAGGCTCCGGGAAGACGGAGGTGGGGGTCGAACTCGCCCGTCGTTTGGGTGCGCCGATAATCTCTACCGATTCCCGGCAGGTATTCCGCGGGATGGCTGTCGGAACGGCGCAGCCCTCTGCAGAGCAGCAGGCTGCCGCTCTGCACTATTTTATCGCCGACCGCGAAGTGTCCGACGACTATAATGCGGGACGGTTTGAAGCGGAAGCGCTGGAACTGCTCGACAGGCTGTTCGTGACGCACGATTATGTGTTGGCCGTAGGTGGTT
Proteins encoded:
- the kdsB gene encoding 3-deoxy-manno-octulosonate cytidylyltransferase — translated: MKFIAIIPARYASTRFPGKPLADIQGKPMIQHVYERTSQVFEHCCVATDDTRIAEAVDRFGGCAVMTSPDHRSGTDRCAEALDKYSKTTGTAFDAVINVQGDEPFISTEHLTSLRDALDVPGAEIATLAYPMKPGDDIFNPNTPKITLSRDGYALYFSRSVIPYIRGAEQSEWSSRHTYLKHIGIYGYRSDILHEITRLPQGMLEKAESLEQLRWLENGYRIKVGLVSSETIGIDTPEDLARLLKKMHD
- a CDS encoding aldehyde dehydrogenase family protein; translation: MGKPAAYYTELFARLGGLLEGFGTVPETRAVAEAAVAANPWFTLSDVVFSVDAVRRNMLDAAVSARWLSYYGANERTVRSRVAVIMAGNIPLVGLSDLLCVVASDCIPYIKMSSKDSVLMEYVVGLLCGLAPGIRVERYVPEERYDAAIATGSDNTGRYFHALFDGIPSIIRGSRSSVALLTGEETDGELHALGRDIFRYSGLGCRNVSLVFIPLDYDLARFVRAVAPPEEAVNPKYRNNYRSLRARLRAAGEDFYDGGTFVVTVGDRFPVSLSNIVAFRYDRAEEVYGWLEANDGAVQCVVGRDVVHPRAVGFGAAQMPWPWDYPDGTDVMAFLRALPEPGSR